In a single window of the Cupriavidus sp. P-10 genome:
- a CDS encoding FtsK/SpoIIIE family DNA translocase has protein sequence MGLGWFGFSTFWVVPLVWRMAGRWLAGDRRLAGPGSLRTWLGTLAVLCASAGLEALTSGADPESTAGGSAGRALAGMFGNLLGWTGALLLMLGVLALAAPMVFGETWRSLFARKPRHAVAPDAAAEEPAPAFTNPFANPFTPQAPRDAERREAAAVAHGNWSAPAQRHRSFEAVSARRQPAWQPPRRTRESPPQPGEIWLHAADGPTAGKPVRAAGTSAAAGVAQAVAQAAPVPRPAPVPAPTPAPRKPAAAPAPASASVPARPAQPPRATVVSSPFRQPQPLVRSSITTLPEAQARAATTAPLAALSPAAVAVPETAASVVQAAVEPATAIAEPAVPDTPVAEATATVATHAIVIEPDTAAPVAAVEAAAVPPAVDEVIADTDAATLAAIRQEALDLLAELQALARKAIAQPAPVPEVTEVPEVTEAPESAEITPAVDDLADATAGAADIDASPQVEADETQPESQSVVSAEPSDDIADADADTDADAVAQAVITSAMEEGSGAAPVSADPVADRDTETPMDGNGLVGEALADTETVEAAGEAEVVEAAGVVEAAAVVEAAEVVEPAEVVEAAEPAEVVEAVEAVDSVETVESSAATEPEEEVAATVVEAAAEPAEATAVAEPATPEIALPVAKPRIVLPAVVGRTVPLAATQLAPAPAPAPAPAPAPAPAPAPAPAPAHVPPAPRPPVDYRLPPADLLENQVDSGEQVSEERLRETGELIAQRLAEFKVPVAVVGADAGPVITRFEVEPAMGVRGAQVVGLMKDLARALGVTSIRVVETIPGKTCMGLELPNARRQMIRLSEIVKAASFQAHHSRLVLAMGKDITGNPVVTDLARAPHLLVAGTTGSGKSVAVNAMILSMLYKATPEEVRLIMIDPKMLELSVYEGIPHLLSPVVTDMKQAAHALNWCVGEMEKRYKLMSALGVRNLAGYNQKIRAAEAAERKVPNPFSLTPEAPEPLSRLPMIVVVIDELADLMMVAGKKIEELIARLAQKARAAGIHLILATQRPSVDVITGLIKANIPTRVAFQVSSKIDSRTILDQMGAESLLGQGDMLFLPPGTGYPQRVHGAFVADEEVHRVVEHWKQFGEPDYDEAILAGDPAEASSADLFGEGGGDGEADPLYDEAASFVLTSRRASISAVQRQLRIGYNRAARLIEQMEAAGLVSPMGRNGARDVLAPGPAD, from the coding sequence ATGGGTTTGGGCTGGTTCGGATTTTCGACTTTCTGGGTGGTGCCGCTGGTCTGGCGGATGGCCGGGCGCTGGCTTGCCGGCGATCGCCGGCTGGCCGGGCCGGGTTCGCTGCGTACCTGGCTGGGTACGCTGGCCGTGCTGTGTGCCAGCGCCGGCCTGGAGGCGCTCACCAGCGGGGCCGACCCCGAGTCCACCGCGGGCGGTTCCGCCGGACGCGCGCTTGCCGGCATGTTCGGCAACCTGCTTGGCTGGACGGGTGCCTTGCTGCTGATGCTGGGGGTGCTGGCGCTGGCGGCACCCATGGTGTTCGGCGAAACCTGGCGCAGCCTGTTCGCGCGCAAGCCGCGCCACGCGGTGGCTCCCGATGCCGCGGCCGAGGAGCCGGCGCCGGCCTTCACCAATCCCTTCGCGAATCCCTTCACGCCGCAGGCGCCGCGCGACGCCGAACGCCGCGAGGCCGCTGCCGTCGCCCACGGCAACTGGAGCGCGCCGGCCCAGCGCCACCGCAGTTTCGAAGCAGTCTCGGCACGGCGCCAGCCCGCGTGGCAGCCGCCGCGGCGTACCCGTGAATCGCCGCCGCAGCCTGGCGAGATCTGGCTGCATGCTGCCGATGGCCCGACGGCGGGCAAGCCTGTGCGCGCTGCGGGAACCTCCGCTGCGGCGGGCGTTGCCCAGGCCGTTGCGCAGGCGGCGCCGGTACCGCGGCCCGCACCGGTTCCGGCCCCGACCCCGGCGCCACGCAAGCCCGCTGCAGCGCCGGCACCGGCCTCGGCGTCGGTGCCTGCGCGTCCTGCGCAACCACCGCGCGCGACCGTGGTCAGCAGCCCGTTCCGGCAGCCGCAGCCGCTGGTGCGCTCGTCGATCACGACATTGCCGGAGGCGCAGGCCAGGGCGGCGACTACGGCGCCATTGGCTGCGCTTTCGCCTGCCGCCGTGGCTGTGCCTGAGACGGCGGCCAGCGTTGTGCAGGCAGCGGTCGAGCCGGCGACTGCCATCGCCGAGCCCGCAGTGCCGGACACGCCGGTGGCAGAGGCCACCGCGACGGTGGCAACTCACGCGATTGTGATCGAGCCCGACACCGCGGCGCCGGTAGCTGCGGTGGAGGCGGCGGCCGTGCCGCCGGCCGTTGACGAAGTCATTGCCGACACTGACGCCGCCACGCTGGCAGCGATCCGGCAGGAAGCGCTGGACCTGCTGGCCGAGTTGCAGGCGCTGGCGCGCAAGGCTATCGCGCAGCCCGCGCCAGTCCCGGAAGTCACCGAAGTCCCTGAAGTCACCGAAGCCCCGGAAAGCGCCGAGATCACGCCGGCCGTGGACGACCTTGCCGACGCAACCGCTGGTGCGGCCGATATCGATGCTTCGCCACAGGTCGAGGCAGACGAAACACAGCCGGAAAGCCAGTCAGTAGTGTCCGCCGAGCCGTCTGATGACATTGCCGATGCCGATGCCGATACCGATGCCGATGCCGTGGCACAGGCGGTTATTACCTCGGCGATGGAGGAGGGGAGCGGGGCTGCACCGGTCTCGGCCGACCCCGTCGCTGACCGGGACACGGAAACGCCGATGGACGGTAACGGCCTCGTAGGCGAAGCCCTTGCCGATACGGAAACAGTTGAAGCTGCTGGCGAGGCGGAGGTTGTTGAGGCCGCTGGGGTCGTTGAAGCCGCTGCGGTTGTTGAGGCCGCCGAGGTCGTTGAACCTGCTGAGGTTGTGGAGGCCGCTGAACCCGCTGAGGTAGTAGAGGCAGTAGAGGCAGTTGACTCTGTTGAAACAGTCGAGTCATCTGCGGCCACCGAGCCTGAGGAAGAGGTAGCGGCCACCGTGGTCGAGGCGGCAGCAGAACCTGCAGAAGCCACCGCCGTAGCCGAGCCGGCAACGCCCGAGATCGCCTTGCCCGTGGCCAAGCCCCGCATCGTCCTGCCGGCCGTGGTCGGCCGGACGGTGCCGCTGGCCGCGACACAGCTCGCTCCCGCACCCGCACCCGCCCCGGCTCCCGCCCCGGCTCCCGCCCCGGCTCCCGCCCCGGCTCCCGCCCCGGCTCACGTGCCGCCCGCTCCCCGCCCGCCGGTGGACTACCGCCTGCCGCCCGCCGACCTGCTGGAAAACCAGGTCGACAGCGGCGAACAGGTGTCGGAAGAACGCTTGCGCGAAACCGGTGAACTGATCGCGCAGCGGCTGGCCGAGTTCAAGGTGCCCGTCGCCGTGGTCGGCGCCGATGCCGGCCCGGTCATCACGCGCTTCGAGGTAGAGCCCGCCATGGGCGTGCGTGGCGCGCAAGTCGTCGGCCTGATGAAGGACCTGGCCCGCGCGCTCGGCGTGACCTCGATCCGCGTGGTCGAGACCATCCCCGGCAAGACCTGCATGGGCCTGGAGCTGCCCAATGCGCGCCGGCAGATGATCCGGCTGTCCGAGATCGTCAAGGCCGCCTCGTTCCAGGCGCACCATTCGCGCCTGGTGCTGGCGATGGGCAAGGACATCACCGGCAACCCGGTGGTCACCGACCTGGCGCGCGCGCCGCACTTGCTGGTGGCAGGTACCACCGGCTCGGGCAAGTCGGTCGCGGTCAACGCGATGATCCTGTCGATGCTGTACAAGGCCACGCCGGAAGAAGTGCGCCTGATCATGATCGACCCCAAGATGCTCGAGTTGTCGGTCTATGAGGGCATTCCGCACCTGCTGTCGCCGGTGGTAACCGACATGAAGCAGGCCGCGCACGCGCTTAACTGGTGCGTCGGCGAGATGGAAAAGCGCTACAAGCTGATGTCGGCGCTGGGCGTTCGCAACCTGGCCGGCTACAACCAGAAGATCCGCGCCGCCGAGGCTGCCGAGCGCAAGGTGCCCAACCCGTTCTCGCTGACGCCGGAGGCGCCCGAGCCGCTGTCGAGGCTGCCGATGATCGTGGTGGTGATCGATGAACTGGCCGACCTGATGATGGTCGCCGGCAAAAAGATCGAAGAACTGATCGCGCGCCTGGCCCAGAAGGCCCGCGCCGCCGGCATTCACCTGATCCTGGCGACGCAGCGCCCGTCGGTCGACGTGATCACGGGGCTGATCAAGGCCAATATCCCGACGCGGGTGGCATTCCAGGTCTCGTCCAAGATCGATTCGCGCACCATCCTCGACCAGATGGGCGCTGAAAGCCTGCTGGGCCAGGGCGACATGCTGTTCCTGCCGCCGGGCACCGGCTACCCGCAGCGCGTGCATGGCGCCTTCGTCGCCGACGAGGAAGTGCACCGCGTGGTGGAGCACTGGAAGCAGTTCGGCGAGCCGGACTACGATGAAGCCATCCTGGCCGGCGACCCGGCCGAAGCCAGCAGCGCCGACCTGTTCGGCGAGGGCGGCGGCGATGGCGAAGCCGACCCGCTGTACGACGAAGCCGCGTCCTTCGTGCTGACCAGCCGGCGCGCCTCGATCTCCGCGGTGCAGCGCCAGCTGCGCATCGGCTACAACCGCGCGGCGCGGCTGATCGAGCAGATGGAAGCCGCCGGGCTGGTGTCGCCGATGGGCCGCAACGGCGCGCGCGACGTGCTGGCGCCGGGGCCGGCGGACTGA
- a CDS encoding cupin domain-containing protein, producing the protein MALEHGSLLADVPVNLMEEVFQPLLARPGLKIERIVSNGQASPQGSWYDSAEGEWVLLVSGSAALEVEGEPALRVMQPGQWLHLPAHCRHRVAWTDAAQPTVWLAVHYDAADKAAAPQRAD; encoded by the coding sequence ATGGCGCTCGAGCATGGAAGCCTGCTGGCCGATGTGCCGGTGAACCTGATGGAAGAAGTGTTCCAGCCGCTGCTGGCGCGGCCGGGCCTGAAGATCGAGCGGATCGTCTCCAACGGGCAGGCCAGTCCGCAAGGGTCCTGGTATGACAGCGCGGAAGGGGAATGGGTGTTGCTGGTCAGCGGCAGTGCCGCGCTGGAAGTGGAAGGCGAGCCGGCATTGCGGGTGATGCAGCCGGGGCAATGGCTGCATCTGCCCGCGCATTGCCGGCATCGGGTGGCGTGGACGGATGCGGCGCAGCCTACGGTGTGGCTGGCCGTGCATTACGATGCCGCCGACAAGGCGGCTGCGCCTCAGCGCGCTGACTGA